The Salvia splendens isolate huo1 chromosome 20, SspV2, whole genome shotgun sequence nucleotide sequence acGTCAGGGTCGCGAcgaaagatcagcgacttcatgacgagattccacaaggaatgcctacaagtagatgatctcaacgatctacttgtcatttcagcttccaaaatggaatcctgcctggagctctctacagaaagctcgtggaatgcagtccgcaaacagctcaagagatgtgggacattgcggaccagtctcccgtgccgatgaggcagaccgtcgaaaacggtctttagacagctcatctagaggagacgaaaagaagcccgatcatagcgatcagaggcttcctcgccgaactccttttgaaagaattcaaagggcaaccggtacaaggcagattgggaccacgtctcaatcctgagaagccgcccgctcagttcgtaccattgaacaagtcaagagcggaaattttcgaactgcattccgatatgttcgaaagccAAGGCGGGATGACggaatcggccgcgcgccgacctcaggatcaatattgctccttccatcaagactacggtcacgataccgaggagtgccgacatttggctgcaggtattgatgcccttgtgaaagcagggacgttaagaaataccaaagcaagcagccgaaaaggaacaaaagcagggaggtgcgaactgcgctcctcaggatccgaaaaggcagccggatcccgaagacgatgacgagccgcaatatgatggagtaatcctaactattgacgctctccctgccgggaagactaaatcgtctctgaagtcatagagcagaaaaaggcttttgacgagctcaaaagttatttagccgagcttccaattctctctgctccaacagagtccgaagtgattttcttatacttagcggcatccgatcaaaccattagcgcggtgcttgtacgagaagaaggcctaaagcagtttcccatctactttacaagccgagcattaagaggtccagaaacaaggtatcaacctctggaaaaaattgctctggcgttagtaaatgcagcaaggagactgcggccatacttctatgctcacaaggtatgcgtcttaaccgatctgcctcttcggcaagttttgaccaagccagaagcatcaggcagaatcgccaaatgggccatagagctgggagaacactcaatcgagtaccctACCTCGGAAaggccatcaagggacaagccttggcagattttcttgcagaggccaagttcgatcaagcaatttcctgttattgccgaacagaagaattctgccaatgccgaactagcacagcccttggaatccgaagtagagccgcctgactgctggagcggattcgtagatggagcttcaaacaagatgggaagtggagttgatattttacttgtcgctcccgacggacacgaggtaacctactcacttcggttcctattccccactactaataatgaagccgagtacgaagccctcctggccggactccagttagcgcaaagtctgctcgtcaaatctctcaaagtccattgtgattcacaagtcatagtaaatcacatgttgggtacaagtgaagctcgtgacgagagaatgaagaagtatttggacaaagcgcaaagcatcagccgaagtttctcctattttcggataatccgcattcccagagcggaaaatagccgagcagatactttaagtaagttggcctcagatccgagctcaaaggcggaagaattaatgcatcgaagcattgatgaagccgaggtacattcagtatccagctcgccgaactggatgacgccgatcttgcagtatctggatcaaggacaattgcccgaggataagagagaagctcggaagatcacgtgccgagcacttcggtacgaacttcatgaaggagtcctctttagaaagtcttacctccagccgttattgcggtgcgtagggccggaagagacggactacatcctcagagaagttcatgaaggatcgtgcggtagccacatcggagccagagctttagctaaaaaagttctgagatggggatattattggccaaccatggtacaagaggcagtgcagctcgtcaagacatgcccgaagtgccaaatccatgcaaatatcccaaggatgccgcagaccgatctatccactatgcaaagcccttggccttttatgcaatggggtatagacatagtaggaccactaccacaagctcctcggcaaataaattcctaatcgttgccgtggactactttacgaagtgggtggaagctgaaccattagctacgataacgagctcgaaggcattggatttcgtctggaagaacatagtgtgccgatttggcataccccacatcctcatttcggataacgggactcagttcaccgacaagacgttcaagaattggttgccaagagctgaatattcaacagcggttcacttcggtctctcatccacaagcaaacggacaaacggaggtaacaaatcgtattctggtgaaagggtttaaaagctcggtttagaacaagccaaaggacaatgggtagaaaatctccctcaagtcctatggtcctaccgaactacacccacaacctccaacggtgaaactccgtacagtcttgtgtacggcactgaagccgtgattccggtggagatcggcatacccagtccccgaactctaaatttctcagcagaaatgaacgacgacggactgagagccgagctatatcttgccgaagaaagaagagaattggcatgcataaaagcagccaagtacaaggagcaagtagcccggtattacaaccaaagggtgaagaagctgcaatttcaagtgggagatctcgtcttgagaaacaacgaagtaagccgagcagaaaagctgggcaagctcgaacccacatgggaaggtccgtatcgggtgtcagaagtcctcggcaaagggtcttacaaattggctcacatgtcaggagaacaggtaccccgaacatggcacatttccaacctcaagaagttccatttgtaagagacagtccggtcagtcagtcttgagtcctgttcggtcaatgtgctttatttggtttgcttggtctttgtttgtctctgtgcgttttgtctgtgtgttttgtctgtctctgtgcgtgtcgtctcttacaaatgttactgaggtatcttgttcttcgaaggctgatccccttcttagaacatatacaagccaacgattgtgagtcaaagcttctaaagaggatacaagaccacaattcagcttaaacaagcagttcgtctgaaacgagctgcaataagccaacgattgtgaagtcaaagcttctaaagaagatacaaggccacaattcagcttaaacaagcagttcgtctaaaacgagctgcaataagccaacgattgtgagtcaaagcttctacagaggatacaagaccacaattcagcttaagaatcaagcacttcgtctgaaacgaactgcaacaaaagtccggttctcgcgataaaacttgcctgaatcaggacaagggaaagtccgatccacgcgataaaactcgccgaattaggacaagggaaagtccgatccccaaattaggacaacggaaagtccgatccgagcgataaaactcgccaaattaggacacaagcttagtccggtcaaagatgtttatttcatcagaccaaagacgagtccggtcaaagatgtttatttcatcaacccaaagacgagtccggtcaaagatgtttatttcatcagaccaaagacgagtccggtcaaagatgtttatttcatcagaccaaagacgagtctggtcaaagatgtttatttcatcagaccaaagacgagtccggtcaaagatgtttatttcatcagaccaaagacgagtccggtcaaagatgtttatttcatcaacccaaagacgagtccggtcaaagatgtttatttcatcagaccaaagacgagtccggtcaaagatgtttatttcatcagaccaaagacgagtccggtcaaagatgtttatttcatcagaccaaagacgagtccggtcaaagatgtttatttcatcagaccaaagacgagtccggtcaaagaagagttcacttcatagaccgaggacaaacatcaacttaccccgtacctttatccagaatgccgaagtaattcacttcactttccggggggggtagtgatggagtacgtactaaacaagcccaacagcagtaaagcccatcagcctaaagcccaagaaagagtatcagttcggcatgactaaagagtatcagtccggcatgactaaagagttcagttcggcacaaccaaagagttcggccccagcctacagctcggtaaaagccaaccaatcaaactctgctctcaggtcggcatcaagctctactctcagatcggcaaaagctgctcggcaataattcagcagttcggtctcagtattcgaccgaactaggagatagtggactcatgcaggatttccacctccactacacccacgatctatttagtggtgtcaagcagtcattaactcatgcaggatagtggacccatgcaagatcgccacgatctccacgacatccactacctagtaaatggtgctgcatgccacgatcttggtcctttgtataaatagaacctagatcagatagatagggtgagactctctcgctctctagagatcaaatataaaatagcaagtctgtattgtaagctgtagaaaacagatcaagcaatacaactctgccctcttttcttcccgtggacgtagatttacctcagtaaatcgaaccacgtaaattcattgtgtcgtgatctttattctctaccagcattcatcaccatcaaaaattcgccgattcatcaggTATACAAATTAAAGTAAGTTGAAACTTGAGGAAATTGAGTCAGGATATAAAAATATGGATGCAACGaacaaaattaagaaattgaagACATTATGAATGGACATTGAAAGAGGGAGTCActttaaaatgacaaaatgtaagGTCACTTTCCGGTATAAGTGGGAGTGTGACATTATAATTTAGGGGGaccatataataataaattactagtatttCAGTTTTCCCCACTTACGAATTATACATCCCTGCACCGCCCTTGCCCGCCTTTCCTATTCACCTGTCTATTTAACCAACCAAAAACGGCCTTCTAGCTTCATCATAAAACTTTACTCTATTTTGTTACAACATTgccaatttatatttttttgttttaatatatgAAAGTGGTGTTCagttcgataaaaaaaaatagtaagatatgaaaataataagagtgTGTGTTGggttctgggattacaagagatacaatcgggcgtaatacaactcaaaagaaggaatacaaatgaaaactgaactgaaattacaactgaaaatcgaaacaactaaaccgtgaaatttgttagccgagtcgaggagtcctctttccgcaagacgagatacgccccggtagtgctcttcggattggcgtttcgtcctcaaagataaaacggctacgtctctggtgaagcagcaccgcaatcaacagagctccggcgaactggatagaggagagggcagagctttcgacagaaaaaactatgcagagagagggagagagcttatgatgcaaatGCTTGTCAATATTGTATtgtctaatgcagtggaatggctagcctatttataggccaagccaccatgcagggttaACCAagtcatgaaggctcatcatggctgattcgtaaccgtcggcggttacaagcgtgtggcaggagtgtgcctttcgcgtgtggatttctcacgtggcagccttgtaggctttgactgtgccacgcttgacgatgtgtcaagccacttggattgctgactcagcggtggtctaaaaagattactacgggtccagacacaagcccaaagaccacccaaagaccaattgtcaAGATCCAAGTTCAAGATCGGGAtcggatttaattaaaaagctaATTATTCTCAGCTTtaatactagttaattattccctaagctcaaactccaagctttaattaaaaagctaattatgcccagcTTTAATCCACAATTTCTCACTCATcagaaatcggatttgagaaagtgaatatactacatttatctacgtaaaatgtagatcgacgctatatcatttaatttcacaaaattagatgtctcgtcacatttattatttggtcaaaattcattgaccgggcatatttattccatgatttctacaagtCGTCGAGGATTAAATTAATTACgtgattgaatatgaaaataattactCATGAGATACAATTTAATCTTGGCATTAGAGCATTTGAGCAATGGGGGAGGCTGCGACGCTTCGGGCAGCACGGTGTGGGGCTCTCCTATTGTAGAAGGAAGGCGGGCGGGCGGGAATGGGTAGGGGCTCAGCAGACGCGCGACACCCATTGTGGGTTGCGACACCGCGCCAGAAGGGGGTGGGTtaggattattttttttaattccaaattctataaatactcaccCTTCCACATTTATGGTTTAAGCAGTTGTAATTCCTTTTGATTTTCTATGAAGTCGTTTGAATTTATGTAGTGTTCCTGCATATCAATTTTAGAAGTAAACAACGAATAGTATAAATTATCATGGCCGAAATTTTAACAAATATTTATTGAACATTcccccgtcccataagaatatgctctctttcctttttagtccgtcccacaagaatatgcactttttaattttggaaagtatttTCTTTCTAATAAGGTGGGGtccattctctactaacaatactttaattactttttctctctatatctctctaactttatcaactttatattaaaactcatgtcatccCCAAAGTGTATATTATTTGAGGACGGATAGAGTATAACTTATTgaacattttaatattttatcattCGAAACACGATACCGCTGGAATGGTCACCCAAAGAAGGCCCAATAGTGTAAACCCATTCTACGGCCTATACTCACTGTCCCAAGGTGGATGACTCTTCCTTGGAGGAACGAGATTTTATACTGTTTAATTTTGTGGATTAGGTGGAAAGAATATAGTaagaaaaagtgaataaagtagagatgaagaagtttccatttttagtaatgagtcatcttgggtgagacaaaataaaaggaaagtAGGTCATCTTCGATTGGATTGAAGggtagtatttattttgtgtcCATCTAAGGTTTTTATAAGCATACATATAACATTTGCAATCCATGGGCGGATCTAGTAAGGTAtaggaggggcatttgccccacctcatattttctactccatttatatattactaattactaattactaattataaaatttaatttttttaatttcccaCTAAATGTCCCTCCTCAAAGTTTTAAATTTTCTTCATAGATAAATTTTCTCTCCTCCTTGTAAATTTCTGGCTACGCCCTGATTTGCACGATAATTTTTTTGTCCATTGGCAAAAGAAATTGACGTTGAAGAAGAATTTGGGTTTTTTTCTAGTTTTTTGTTACGCTGTTTATTGGTTTACTTACTGATTATTAATTTGTAAATTAGATTTGAACATAATATGTAATTTATCTAAAAACGAAAAGATTTTATTTAgactctattttttttattaagttatatttatatttatattgtaTTGACTATTGAGACGAGGTGGGGTTATATATTAGGTCATAGCTGCGTGCAGTATCAAGTATGAAttgtatttttgttatttattatGATGAATTAAGAGGGTGATAATATATAGTGACATCTCACAGCCACTCAACAACTGAAATTTTATTACTCCGTATGTTTTTTAGTTTAGAGTGAATTAATTTGATGCACGCACGCATCGCAGTTCTGGAATCACTGCAGAGGATACAGACAGAAAATGAACCATCAAGCCTTActacatttaatttaatgtttcaatttcattttattgcaGAATATTGAGGCTTCTAGTTCATTTGAAGAGTTGGAAaaatcatcatccatttggTCACTTTATTTACTGATTTGATACTGGTcgatagggatgtcaatcgggccggcccgtcgggtttcggaccaaccctactcgggttgcgggtcaatcgggtgcgggctaatcgggttgtgatttctttcgggttataaaagctcagccctaaccctaaaagctcgggtttcgggctagcccagcgggttaatcgggttgctaccgataatattaacatgcgatcaacccaataaataattattaaaattactaatattcatgcaatgtaaaacatttaattatgatatatttgagatatatgcttaaactcaatcataaacatgatcaaatactaatatttcagatatttcgtagaattttaatgcatgttttagaaatttaaatatttttcttgtgaatttgaagtttttaatttatttatcaattattatattaataaaaattcaatatataatttgtatatataatataaaattgaaagttatttttagttaaaattaatcaataaaatgtcgaattaggagtaaaaaaaatagaataatagaaactttatcgggttttcgggccagcccatcgggttttcgggtctggccctaatgggttgcgggttaatcgggtgcgggctaatcgggttttgattttatcgggctagaaatttccaaccctaaccctataaatttggcgggctattcgggccagcccacgggttacgagctacattgacatccctactggTCGATATGTAGCATATTTATCTGGGCTTAATAGGTTTTAAGATCACAATATCTTCTAAATACTACTCTCCCTTGtctgattttattattttgttctaTTGGTCTATTGGCCATTacacattttatttataatttattatgttTGATAAGTGAATATCACCTTCCATTGGAAGTTAAGACTATATTGATGTAACATTTTTTACATCTAGTTTCTCTTTTTCACACTTGCAAAATTCATAATATAATCGACAAATTACAAAGCACTATAAAACAAACAAACCAAATTACCATtgaaatacgaaattaaaaattcataatTGATGCTCAAAAAGGATGGAAATTACACATCCAGtttcaattattaaaattttttcaTATATGCTTAACCAAGTCATCCAAAGTTTTGTgagattttttattaaaaaagttagagctttatttttcatataagAAACTATACTTACAATTCTATATGTAGAGtatataaataatgtattttctttttcattttcttcttttctccaaTTTGGCGATTATTCCGCTCTTCTTTGTTCACATAGATCCGGAACATTTCGTAGCTTGCAAATAGTTTGGGGAAAAAAAGCAAATAGTTTATCATCCATAATAAAcaaaagagtaaaggccaaaattggtcctgaacatatagccattttacgattttggtcataaacattatcttttggattttttggtcctgcacatatggacatttgatcattttggtcctgcacatatggaaatttgatcattttggtcccccgtcaacattttcgttaaaaactaacggtcaacattatcttttggctttttggtcctgcacatatggatatttgatcattttggtcctgcacatatggaattttgatcattttggtcctccgtcaacattttcgttaaaaactaacggtcaacggccgatttttggctaaaacaatgggttgggtcgggtcgtgtttgggtcgggtttgggttacacgttaagaaaaaaaataattatttttattaattaaaaaattataaaactttaatttttagttatttttgttgattaaaaatattataacgactaaaacatgatgttattatacgatttaaacatgatattacacaataaaataaaaaattatcaaattaaaataatcatttttaatcaaaataataaaattaaagtatattaatattaaatctatataataaaattaaataattaaaaaattatttttaataaaatctaagcataatattttcttcaaattcatgaaaaaattaattaaaaaatactatactttaattttattaattaaaaaatattaattaattttttaagaatattatccttagattttaacgaaaatattatgcttagattttaagaaaatattatttttttcttaacgtgtaacccaaacccgacccaaacccgacccgacccaacccattgttttagtcaaaaatcggccgttgaccgttagtttttaacgaaaatgttgacggggaccaaaatgatcaaaattccatatgtgcaggaccaaaatgatcaaatgtccatatgtgcaggaccaaaaaatccaaaagataatgttgaccgttagtttttaacggaaatattgacggaggaccaaaatgatcaaatgtccatatgtgcaggaccaaaaaatccaaaagataatgtttaggaccaaaatcgtaaaatggctatatgttcaggaccaattttggcctttactctaaacAAAAAGagatacaaaataaataagagattaagaaaaaaaaagagattttATGTGCAAAAGTAGAACAAATTTTGTCTAACAATCCAACCTCATTTAACTAAAAATAATTCTAAGAAAAATGATTAACTATGTAAATTATCTTAATTAAATGTGATAAATAATCTATTAGGAATTTAGGATGTTTAGTAGGTTCTAGAAAAACATCAGTTTTATTTATATGGTTATTTGATAAGGTATTTGTGTATGAAAATAGGTTTGTCACGTTGTGAAATTGGTGCAGAAAAACAGTCAGACCATGAAAACCAGAAAACTTTTTCACAAAATTGGAGTTTATTTTCTTGGGCTTCATAGGGCCAGCCCTTAATCATGGGCTTTGGAAAAAAATAACTTATGCACCAAATAATCAAAATGCAGATTAAATAAGCTAATCTAGAATTATTATAGCCACCACCCAACTATGccttaaattaataatatgtaCAATATTTTACTAAATTTTTACACTTTTATTTCTTCACATTTTGTAAAATTTGGTGGATACATATTGCCGAACAAAGGGGTAGATAATAAATGGAGGAGATGTTATCTTATACTTACCGTTATCAATTGATAATACTGCAATTAgcaatataaaatttaatttcacaacAAAAAACACATAGAAGCTGCGCAAATTCATatcttattgatgaacaactttgaaaatatttagTAATCTCTGTGGCCTGTACGGAAAGAATTAAATTACTAGCATTTATATTTATTAGGCATTTGAATTGGGCCATGCATTGCCCCGAGACAATGAACTTGGGCTGGACCTGAAGCTTGGGTAAGTAATTCAGACAGTTAGTAACAAAGCCCACTAAGTTCATAATTATAAACCTTTTGTTGCTTTATTGACAAGGTCTCAGTTTAAAGTCCCATAGAAAGTTTATgaattatgagatttaatcaGTTTTAGTTTGTTTAAAGATTTTATTATATTAGTCCTCATTACTTTTCCAAAGTCGTTTTTTAGATTATCCTTTACAACGACAATGACCAAAACAGAAGCAAAATACTGGACTGTCAAAATTTGATTGAacttttaaaaaaggaaaacttTGTATTCAACGTACAAGCCGTTGAATTTTCATTCAACTCCTCAAATAAATATTTGTTCCAACTCAAGAAAACATTATCTCAAATCCCCTATGATTTCcaataatgaaataataaaactagaaaacctaaaataaaataaaaatcaatcaaACTTCAATCCTAGGCTCAAATGAAAACGCAGACACAAATTCCCTCCGGCCGCCGTCGACGGAGCACTCCGGCAGCTCCTCCCACTCATTCTCCCTCAAATCACACATCACATACCTGCAAATCTCCCCAGAATTCACACACACCAACACCTTCCCGTCGCCGCCGCCCGCGCAGTTCACATCCGCCTTCTTCCCATACAATCCGTGAGACATCCAAGGCGGCATCGCCGCCCTCTGCTCCCAACACCTCCCCCCCTCGTCCCACCCCCACACCCGAAGGCTCGCCGTCTCCAAAAACTCCGACAATAGCACCACGCACATCCTCCCTTCGACCTCCACCAGATCGATCGAGTACTCCGACATCGCCGGCAGCAGCCGCGGATACTCAAAGAAGGACTTCCTCTCCAGATCGCACGCCACCACCGTCCCGCCGGAGCTCAGGAAATACAGAATTCCGCCGATGAGCAGCGACGCGTACCGCTTCGACGCGCTCCTCTGAATCTGCGTGGTCACCACATTGCCGCATTTGGTTAGGAAATATGGCGTGTGTATTTCTACTCCATTTCTAATTAAAGAAGCCTCTTCTCCCCACCGCTGGGTCACGGAGCTGTATTCACTGAATCTGAGATTCGGAAGCTCGCCGGAGAGTAGAACGAGCTTGAAAATTTTGCCCTCCGCCGCCATCGCGACGGCGAGCATAGCGGTGGAGGGCGGGGGATCGATTTCGCGGGAGGAGGCGGTGACGGGGTTGGTGACGGTGAAGCCGGAGTCGGGGCGGAGGAAGCAGAGGaggccggcggcggcggcgacggggATTTGGTAGAATTTGTTGAGTTTCTTCCAATTGGACTCGGCGGAGTCGAAGATGATTGGGTGATTGTGGTGGTGGGGGGAGGAGGGGACCATGAGGAACCAGGGGCGGCGGGAGGGGATTTGGGAGCAGGCGAGTTTGAAAGAGGAGGAGTGGGAGACGGATTTCCATCGCTTGCAGACGGAGGTGAGGCGGAGGAAGGAGGAGGTGGGGAGGCATGAGAGGACTCTCTCGAGGAGGTCTTGGTTGAGGTCGTTGAGTGGGAATTCGGATGTCATCTTTCTCTTTCTAGAGTTGAGAGCATCCATTTGTAATTGGGGatgtgatggtgatggtgaaggGGAAGGAGGTTCGAGGGGGGTTAAATAGGGGGGGAGGAAATGGGGTTGACAAAGAGTAAAGTGAAAGGTGTTGGCTTTGACAAACATGAATGATTAATAATGAGTCACGGGTGGGATggagagatggagaagaagatgCTCTACGACAAAAGATAAAGCCGAAAAGGAGTTGTGCTCAAGGGGAAAAAGTGAGAGAGACGGAGACCCCCTCCTTCAATCCTTAATCAATTTCGAGTATTGCTAAACTTTATAATATGTTCCACTGTGAATAATATATCAAGAATTCAAGAACTACGACGTCAATGACATTATGAAGGATCACCCGAAGTTCATGTTGAGTTATGAGTTTAGCCGCCCAAAGAGAACCAAACTCAATGATGACGACAACTGCACCAATAGTTGTCACCCTCGACTTAAACTCAACTATGGGGGGAGAGTTTTGGCACACGGGTACCAAGAGAAAGTTGTCCCAACCACAACGATgccaaaaaaaaatgttaagggaaagagtgatgctaaatgaccATAATGTGgtcggccataaagagttaatttagtccatttacatgtataaaaaattagaattaccgatataaacttatatgtgtgtgaatggacttgtgagttgatacttatctttgatttccattacgtaaaacacat carries:
- the LOC121781085 gene encoding F-box only protein 13-like — encoded protein: MDALNSRKRKMTSEFPLNDLNQDLLERVLSCLPTSSFLRLTSVCKRWKSVSHSSSFKLACSQIPSRRPWFLMVPSSPHHHNHPIIFDSAESNWKKLNKFYQIPVAAAAGLLCFLRPDSGFTVTNPVTASSREIDPPPSTAMLAVAMAAEGKIFKLVLLSGELPNLRFSEYSSVTQRWGEEASLIRNGVEIHTPYFLTKCGNVVTTQIQRSASKRYASLLIGGILYFLSSGGTVVACDLERKSFFEYPRLLPAMSEYSIDLVEVEGRMCVVLLSEFLETASLRVWGWDEGGRCWEQRAAMPPWMSHGLYGKKADVNCAGGGDGKVLVCVNSGEICRYVMCDLRENEWEELPECSVDGGRREFVSAFSFEPRIEV